The Clarias gariepinus isolate MV-2021 ecotype Netherlands chromosome 7, CGAR_prim_01v2, whole genome shotgun sequence genome includes a window with the following:
- the dtwd1 gene encoding tRNA-uridine aminocarboxypropyltransferase 1 isoform X1, whose product MSQSGEDRQHGAESVNKAGGLSDVSEVCVRRRRRKKDDDDDDDEDPLQGLVLSPHTVLDEAHHTGRLKCSTCGSSRLLYCYTCCCLVGLDPQLVPKVKLPVKIDIIKHPNETDGKSTAVHAKLISPDDVSIYTYPCIPELDTHMHDVVLVFPGPDSMTVQELADYMSKNGRKREAERSHEEEEEEEGDAKKPRVEETSDSSHTPSHTPSHTRTSQNTQHTAGHSWKLKRVVFIDSTWNQTTKIITDERLQDLPRVELKSRKTCFWRHQRGSPDTYLSTIEALYYFLKDFHVQCLGREYSGEYDNLLFFYSFLHKLIRKAKQGRV is encoded by the exons ATGTCTCAGTCAGGAGAGGACAGACAGCATGGTGCTGAGAGTGTGAATAAGGCTGGGGGACTCAGTGATGTatcagaggtgtgtgtgaggaggaggaggaggaagaaggatgatgatgatgatgatgatgaagatccTCTGCAGGGTCTGGTCCTCTCTCCTCACACTGTACTGGATGAAGCTCATCACACGGGCAGGTTAAAGTGCTCCACCTGCGGCTCGTCCCGCCTCCTCTACTGCTACACCTGCTGCTGCCTGGTGGGACTCGACCCTCAGCTCGTCCCCAAGGTCAAG ctcCCTGTGAAGATTGACATCATTAAACACCCGAATGAGACAGACGGGAAAAGCACCGCAGTTCATGCTAAACTCATCTCACCAGACGACGTGTCCATTTACACATACCCCTGCATCCCAGAGctggacacacacatgcacgac gtgGTTCTGGTGTTTCCAGGTCCAGACTCCATGACGGTTCAGGAGCTGGCAGATTATATGAGTAAGAACGGGAGGAAAAGGGAAGCGGAGAGATCgcatgaggaggaggaggaagaggagggggACGCCAAGAAACCCAGAGTGGAAGAGACGAGCGacagctcacacacaccctcacacacaccctcacacacacgcacgtcaCAGAACACGCAACACACAGCGGGGCACAGCTGGAAGCTTAAGCGGGTCGTCTTCATCGACAGCACCTGGAATCAGACCACTAAAATCATTACTGACGAGCGGTTacagg ATTTGCCACGTGTGGAGCTGAAATCCAGGAAAACGTGTTTCTGGCGTCACCAGCGAGGATCTCCGGACACGTACCTGTCCACCATCGAGGCGCTGTATTACTTCCTGAAGGACTTCCACGTGCAGTGTTTGGGACGAGAGTACAGCGGGGAGTACGACAACCTGCTCTTCTTCTACAGCTTCCTACACAAACTCATCAGAAAAGCCAAGCAGGGCAGAGTGTGA
- the dtwd1 gene encoding tRNA-uridine aminocarboxypropyltransferase 1 isoform X2 → MSQSGEDRQHGAESVNKAGGLSDVSEVCVRRRRRKKDDDDDDDEDPLQGLVLSPHTVLDEAHHTGRLKCSTCGSSRLLYCYTCCCLVGLDPQLVPKLPVKIDIIKHPNETDGKSTAVHAKLISPDDVSIYTYPCIPELDTHMHDVVLVFPGPDSMTVQELADYMSKNGRKREAERSHEEEEEEEGDAKKPRVEETSDSSHTPSHTPSHTRTSQNTQHTAGHSWKLKRVVFIDSTWNQTTKIITDERLQDLPRVELKSRKTCFWRHQRGSPDTYLSTIEALYYFLKDFHVQCLGREYSGEYDNLLFFYSFLHKLIRKAKQGRV, encoded by the exons ATGTCTCAGTCAGGAGAGGACAGACAGCATGGTGCTGAGAGTGTGAATAAGGCTGGGGGACTCAGTGATGTatcagaggtgtgtgtgaggaggaggaggaggaagaaggatgatgatgatgatgatgatgaagatccTCTGCAGGGTCTGGTCCTCTCTCCTCACACTGTACTGGATGAAGCTCATCACACGGGCAGGTTAAAGTGCTCCACCTGCGGCTCGTCCCGCCTCCTCTACTGCTACACCTGCTGCTGCCTGGTGGGACTCGACCCTCAGCTCGTCCCCAAG ctcCCTGTGAAGATTGACATCATTAAACACCCGAATGAGACAGACGGGAAAAGCACCGCAGTTCATGCTAAACTCATCTCACCAGACGACGTGTCCATTTACACATACCCCTGCATCCCAGAGctggacacacacatgcacgac gtgGTTCTGGTGTTTCCAGGTCCAGACTCCATGACGGTTCAGGAGCTGGCAGATTATATGAGTAAGAACGGGAGGAAAAGGGAAGCGGAGAGATCgcatgaggaggaggaggaagaggagggggACGCCAAGAAACCCAGAGTGGAAGAGACGAGCGacagctcacacacaccctcacacacaccctcacacacacgcacgtcaCAGAACACGCAACACACAGCGGGGCACAGCTGGAAGCTTAAGCGGGTCGTCTTCATCGACAGCACCTGGAATCAGACCACTAAAATCATTACTGACGAGCGGTTacagg ATTTGCCACGTGTGGAGCTGAAATCCAGGAAAACGTGTTTCTGGCGTCACCAGCGAGGATCTCCGGACACGTACCTGTCCACCATCGAGGCGCTGTATTACTTCCTGAAGGACTTCCACGTGCAGTGTTTGGGACGAGAGTACAGCGGGGAGTACGACAACCTGCTCTTCTTCTACAGCTTCCTACACAAACTCATCAGAAAAGCCAAGCAGGGCAGAGTGTGA